One genomic window of Lagenorhynchus albirostris chromosome 17, mLagAlb1.1, whole genome shotgun sequence includes the following:
- the PEX2 gene encoding peroxisome biogenesis factor 2 isoform X1, protein MERKDRRREGGEREKKEEEVPKTFREGMASRDENMKRTDRVLRISQLDALELNKALEQLVWSQFTQCFHGFKPGLLARFEPEVKAFLWLFLWRFTIYSKNATVGQSVLNIQYKNDFSPNLRYQPLSKNQKLWYAVCTIGGKWLEERCYDLFRNRHVASFRKAKQCVNLVVGLLKLGRLINFLIFLQRGKFATLTERLLGIRSVFCRPQNVREVGFEYMNRELLWHSFAEFLIFLLPLVSIQKLKAKLSSWCIPLTRAPSSDSTLATSGRQCSLCGEWPTMPHTIGCEHVFCYYCVKSSFLFDASFACPKCGTEVHSLQPLKSGIEMTEVNAL, encoded by the exons atggaaagaaaagataggagaagagagggaggagagagagagaagaaagaggaagaagttcCAA AGACCTTTAGAGAAGGCATGGCTTCCAGAGATGAGAATATGAAGCGGACAGACAGAGTGCTAAGAATAAGCCAGTTGGATGCACTTGAACTAAACAAGGCCCTGGAGCAACTCGTTTGGTCCCAGTTTACTCAGTGCTTTCATGGATTTAAGCCAGGGCTCTTAGCCCGCTTTGAACCAGAGGTGAAAGCATTCTTGTGGCTTTTCTTATGGAGATTCACCATCTACTCTAAAAATGCCACCGTGGGACAGTCAGTTTTGAATATTCAGTACAAGAACGATTTTTCCCCAAACCTGAGATACCAGCCACTGAGCAAAAATCAAAAGCTGTGGTATGCCGTCTGTACAATCGGTGGGAAGTGGTTAGAAGAACGATGCTACGATTTGTTTCGAAACCGTCACGTAGCATCCTTCAGGAAAGCCAAGCAGTGCGTGAATCTCGTGGTTGGACTTTTGAAGCTGGGCAGGTTGAttaatttcttgattttcctTCAAAGGGGCAAGTTCGCAACTTTGACCGAGCGTCTGCTGGGCATCCGTTCTGTGTTTTGCAGGCCCCAAAATGTCCGAGAAGTAGGCTTTGAGTACATGAATAGAGAACTCCTCTGGCACAGCTTTGCCGAGTTTCTGATTTTCCTCTTACCACTTGTCAGTATCCAGAAGTTGAAAGCCAAGCTCTCTTCATGGTGTATCCCTCTGACCAGAGCTCCAAGCAGTGACAGCACGCTGGCCACCAGCGGCAGACAGTGTTCTCTGTGTGGGGAGTGGCCCACCATGCCTCACACCATAGGCTGCGAGCATGTTTTCTGTTACTACTGTGTGAAGAGTAGCTTCTTATTTGATGCGTCCTTTGCTTGTCCTAAGTGCGGCACAGAGGTCCACAGCCTGCAACCACTGAAATCAGGAATCGAGATGACAGAAGTGAATGCCCTTTAG
- the PEX2 gene encoding peroxisome biogenesis factor 2 isoform X2 has translation MASRDENMKRTDRVLRISQLDALELNKALEQLVWSQFTQCFHGFKPGLLARFEPEVKAFLWLFLWRFTIYSKNATVGQSVLNIQYKNDFSPNLRYQPLSKNQKLWYAVCTIGGKWLEERCYDLFRNRHVASFRKAKQCVNLVVGLLKLGRLINFLIFLQRGKFATLTERLLGIRSVFCRPQNVREVGFEYMNRELLWHSFAEFLIFLLPLVSIQKLKAKLSSWCIPLTRAPSSDSTLATSGRQCSLCGEWPTMPHTIGCEHVFCYYCVKSSFLFDASFACPKCGTEVHSLQPLKSGIEMTEVNAL, from the coding sequence ATGGCTTCCAGAGATGAGAATATGAAGCGGACAGACAGAGTGCTAAGAATAAGCCAGTTGGATGCACTTGAACTAAACAAGGCCCTGGAGCAACTCGTTTGGTCCCAGTTTACTCAGTGCTTTCATGGATTTAAGCCAGGGCTCTTAGCCCGCTTTGAACCAGAGGTGAAAGCATTCTTGTGGCTTTTCTTATGGAGATTCACCATCTACTCTAAAAATGCCACCGTGGGACAGTCAGTTTTGAATATTCAGTACAAGAACGATTTTTCCCCAAACCTGAGATACCAGCCACTGAGCAAAAATCAAAAGCTGTGGTATGCCGTCTGTACAATCGGTGGGAAGTGGTTAGAAGAACGATGCTACGATTTGTTTCGAAACCGTCACGTAGCATCCTTCAGGAAAGCCAAGCAGTGCGTGAATCTCGTGGTTGGACTTTTGAAGCTGGGCAGGTTGAttaatttcttgattttcctTCAAAGGGGCAAGTTCGCAACTTTGACCGAGCGTCTGCTGGGCATCCGTTCTGTGTTTTGCAGGCCCCAAAATGTCCGAGAAGTAGGCTTTGAGTACATGAATAGAGAACTCCTCTGGCACAGCTTTGCCGAGTTTCTGATTTTCCTCTTACCACTTGTCAGTATCCAGAAGTTGAAAGCCAAGCTCTCTTCATGGTGTATCCCTCTGACCAGAGCTCCAAGCAGTGACAGCACGCTGGCCACCAGCGGCAGACAGTGTTCTCTGTGTGGGGAGTGGCCCACCATGCCTCACACCATAGGCTGCGAGCATGTTTTCTGTTACTACTGTGTGAAGAGTAGCTTCTTATTTGATGCGTCCTTTGCTTGTCCTAAGTGCGGCACAGAGGTCCACAGCCTGCAACCACTGAAATCAGGAATCGAGATGACAGAAGTGAATGCCCTTTAG